One Rutidosis leptorrhynchoides isolate AG116_Rl617_1_P2 unplaced genomic scaffold, CSIRO_AGI_Rlap_v1 contig159, whole genome shotgun sequence DNA segment encodes these proteins:
- the LOC139881460 gene encoding glycerophosphodiester phosphodiesterase GDPD1, chloroplastic-like: MALKAVHVSEIPNLDQVPENLAMCYTSFADNTKRFPKFMVIGHRGSGMNMLQSADERMKSIKENSILSFNAAAKLPLDFIEFDVQVTKDDCPIIFHDNFILSQHKDSIMERRVTDLTLAEFLSYGPQENPANAGKPLFRKTKDGRIFEWKVEKDDHVCTLLEVFQKVDRSVGFNVELKFDDSILYKEEQLTHILHQILRVVYENVKERPIIFSSFQPDAALLMRKLQNTYPVFFLTNGGTEIYMDVRRNSLEEATKLCLDGGLQGIVCEVRSIFRNPTAVVTIKDSNLSLITYGQMNNVPEVAYAQHRMGIEGVIVDLVHEITAKVSNFDGEEQEKGIPEPKKISKDEISFMLKLVPGLCI; encoded by the exons atggcTCTGAAAGCTGTTCACGTCTCTGAGATTCCCAATCTTGATCAAGTCCCAGAAAATCTGGCAATGTGCTACACGAGTTTTGCCGATA ATACGAAGAGATTTCCAAAGTTCATGGTGATCGGACATAGAGGTAGTGGGATGAACATGTTGCAGTCAGCTGATGAGAGGATGAAATCGATCAAAGAGAATTCAATTCTCTCCTTCAATGCCGCTGCTAAACTTCCTCTTGATTTCATAGAATTCGATGTCCAG GTGACCAAAGATGACTGCCCTATAATTTTCCATGACAATTTTATCCTTTCTCAACACAAG GATTCAATTATGGAGAGAAGAGTTACAGACCTTACTCTAGCAGAATTCTTATCCTACGGACCTCAGGAAAATCCTGCAAat GCTGGGAAACCTCTGTTTAGAAAAACGAAAGATGGCAGAatcttcgaatggaaagtcgaaaaGGATGATCATGTATGCACATTGCTAGAGGTTTTCCAGAAAGTTGACCGGTCAGTAGGCTTCAATGTGGAATTGAAATTTGACGATAGTATTTTGTATAAAGAAGAACAACTCACACACATACTCCACCAAATCCTAAGG GTTGTATATGAGAATGTTAAGGAGAGACCAATAATCTTCTCGAGCTTTCAACCTGATGCAGCATTATTAATGAGGAAATTGCAGAATACTTACCCC gtattctTTTTGACAAATGGAGGAACTGAAATATATATGGACGTACGGAGAAATTCCTTGGAAGAAGCAACTAAGTTATGCTTGGATGGTGGCCTTCAGGGAATAGTTTGTGAAGTTAGATCCATCTTTAGAAATCCGACGGCTGTCGTAACGATCAAGGACTCCAATCTCTCCCTCATAACATATGGCCAAATGAA TAATGTTCCTGAGGTTGCATATGCGCAACATCGGATGGGGATCGAAGGAGTTATAGTTGATCTTGTTCATGAAATTACGGCTAAAGTTTCTAATTTCGATGGAGAAGAACAAGAGAAAGGAATACCAGAACCAAAAAAAATCTCTAAAGACGAGATTTCCTTCATGTTGAAGCTCGTACCAGGATTATGCATTTAA